One Patescibacteria group bacterium DNA segment encodes these proteins:
- the carA gene encoding glutamine-hydrolyzing carbamoyl-phosphate synthase small subunit: MDGTRWSGVSCGAPVSAGGEVVFTTGMVGYVESLTDPSFRGQILVFTYPLIGNYGVPSAKSWESKKMQVRGVIVSECVEHWSHWEGVHSFSRWLIREGVPCLAGVDTRALTKKIRAHGVMRGTIVHSHAYVENKDPNEENLVAQVTVPRVSHVGRGAKHVILVDCGAKESIVRSLVARGVRVTRVPYDYDFTRLRAHGIVVSNGPGDPMQCRATIALLQKAFRQKRPLFGICLGSQLMGLAAGAHTYKLPYGHRGQNQPCRIEGTHRCVLTSQNHGYAVRESSLPKQWRVSFRNANDKTVEGIAHRRLPFISVQFHPEAHPGPNDTNYLFDEFVKLL; encoded by the coding sequence GTGGACGGCACACGATGGTCTGGGGTGTCCTGCGGGGCGCCTGTATCTGCGGGGGGGGAGGTAGTATTTACCACCGGCATGGTCGGCTATGTCGAGTCGCTCACTGACCCCTCATTTAGGGGGCAGATACTCGTGTTTACGTATCCGCTTATTGGCAATTACGGCGTCCCATCCGCTAAGAGCTGGGAGTCAAAAAAGATGCAGGTCCGTGGGGTGATTGTAAGCGAGTGCGTTGAGCATTGGAGCCATTGGGAGGGCGTGCATTCTTTTTCGCGGTGGCTGATAAGGGAAGGAGTGCCCTGCCTTGCGGGCGTAGATACCCGCGCGCTTACTAAAAAGATCAGAGCGCACGGGGTGATGCGCGGGACGATTGTGCACAGTCATGCGTATGTGGAAAACAAAGATCCCAACGAAGAAAATCTTGTGGCACAGGTCACGGTACCGCGCGTATCGCATGTCGGGCGAGGCGCAAAGCACGTCATTTTAGTTGATTGCGGCGCGAAAGAAAGTATCGTGCGTTCGCTTGTAGCGCGCGGAGTGCGGGTCACCCGCGTGCCCTATGACTATGATTTTACCCGGCTTCGCGCTCACGGCATTGTGGTTTCAAATGGGCCGGGAGATCCCATGCAGTGCCGCGCTACTATCGCTCTTCTGCAAAAAGCGTTTCGGCAAAAGCGTCCCCTCTTTGGCATCTGTCTTGGGAGCCAATTGATGGGGCTTGCCGCGGGAGCTCACACATATAAGTTGCCCTATGGCCATCGAGGGCAGAATCAGCCGTGCCGCATTGAAGGCACCCATCGTTGCGTGCTCACCTCGCAGAACCATGGATATGCGGTGCGCGAATCTTCTCTGCCGAAGCAGTGGCGCGTATCGTTCCGCAATGCCAACGACAAGACCGTTGAAGGTATCGCACACCGGAGGCTGCCGTTTATCTCGGTGCAATTTCATCCCGAAGCGCATCCAGGACCGAATGATACGAATTATCTGTTTGATGAGTTTGTAAAATTACTATGA
- a CDS encoding TraR/DksA C4-type zinc finger protein, which produces MTFPLSLIKEQKKKLEQERDQLKKQLDAISKRGKGKKPRGLDAKFPSYGDKEDENAAEVAQYSDDLSLEETLDHALADVEGALKRIENSTYGVCRHCGEAIDQRRLNARPSSSSCVKCKQRLKSGGGKK; this is translated from the coding sequence ATGACTTTTCCGCTTTCACTTATCAAAGAGCAAAAAAAGAAACTCGAGCAAGAGCGCGACCAGCTGAAAAAACAGCTTGACGCCATCTCGAAACGCGGCAAGGGGAAAAAGCCCCGCGGGCTTGATGCGAAATTCCCCTCGTACGGAGACAAGGAGGATGAGAACGCCGCAGAGGTTGCCCAATATTCTGATGATCTTTCGCTCGAAGAGACGCTTGACCATGCGCTCGCCGACGTAGAGGGCGCACTGAAACGCATAGAGAACAGCACGTATGGCGTATGCCGGCACTGCGGCGAAGCGATCGACCAACGGCGCCTTAACGCGCGCCCCTCTTCTTCCTCATGCGTAAAATGCAAACAGAGGCTGAAATCCGGCGGAGGAAAAAAATAA